The Salvelinus namaycush isolate Seneca chromosome 19, SaNama_1.0, whole genome shotgun sequence DNA window agaaatcttgcttgtttgtaggtgaccaaatacttattttccaccataatttgcaaataaattcattaaaaatcctacaatgtgattttctggatttgtttttctcattttgtctgtcatagttgaagtgtacctatgatgaaaattacaggcctctctcatctttttaagtgggagaacttgcacaattggtggctgactaaatacttttttgccacactgtacctatacgtacgctacggtcacaagacgcaggcctcctaatttcccctagaatttctaagcaaacagctggaggcagggcttcctcctatagagctccatttttatggaatggtctgcctacccatgtgagagacgcagactcggtctcaacctttatgtctttactgaagactcatctcttcagtgggtcatatgattgagtgtagtctggcccaggagtgtgaaggtgaacggaaaggctctggagcaacaaccgcccttgctgtctctgcctggctggttcccctccactgcgattctctgcctctaaccctattacagggcctgagtcactggcttactggtgctcttccatgccgtctctaggaggggtgcatcacttgagtgggttgagtcactgacgtgatcttcctgtctgggttggtgcccccccttgggttgtgccgtggcggtgatccttgtgggctatactcggccttgtctcaggatggtaagttggtggttgaagatatccctctagtggtgtgggggctgtgctttggcaaagtgggtggggttatatcatgcctgtttggccctgtccgggggtatcatcggatggggccacagtgtctcctgacccctcctgtatcagcctccagtatttatgctgcagtagtttgtgtcggggggctagggtcagtctgttatatctggagtacttctcctgtcttatccggtgtcctgtgtgaatttaagtatgctctctctaattctctttctctctttctttctctctctcggaggacctgagccctaggaccatgcctcaagactacctggcctgatgactccttgctgtccccagtccacctggtcatgctgctgctccagtttcaactgttctgcctgcggctatggaaccctgacctgttcaccggacgtgctacctgtctcagacctgctgttttcaactctctagagacagcaggagcggtagagatactcttaatgattggctatgaaaagccaactgacatttactcctgaggtgctgacttgttgcaccctcaacaactactgtgattattattatttgaccatgctggtcatttatgaacatttgaacatcttagccatgttctgttataatctccacctggcacagccagaagaggactggccacccctcatagtgtggctcctctctaggtttcttcctaggttttggcctttctagggagtttttcctagccaccgtgcttctacacctgcattgctggctgtttggagttttaggctgggtttctgtacatcactttgagatatcagctgatgtaagaaggactatataaatacatttgaatatcATACTAAATGGTCTTTcacggatttacgtacagaataatactaaatgctctgagaccaggttgcagccCTGCATGTAGAATAATCCTCAATGCAGTGAACACATGTGTCTGGTAGCTCCATTCTGTCTGCAGAATAGTCCAGAACCTCTCTGCATGCCTTTTGTTTCACAGTAAAAACACAACTGAtcttgttgtttgtgttgttcaGACCAAAACATTTCCTTTTGTTCTTTTGGTCAGACATTAAAGGGAAAACAAGTCTATGATAACTGCATAACTATACATGGCTGATGGAACACATATATACATTGAGTGATTGATCACCTCATGTTGATACTCTTGTCTACTGTTCATGGAAATAATGTGATTGGCATGATGACACGGATAATAACACATTTCCCTATCCATCTCATaagcctatttgaaattatgTTAACCACATAAAATTTTATCCAGTAAAGTTGCCCAAGGATAATTGGAATATTCTGCAAGAGTCATTTAGTCCCATCGTCTGTGTCCATCGGTATTTTCCGGAACATGATCTATTCTAGGTCTTCTGAAGCGAGttgcctgcctgtctctcccctgttctcccccaCCCTCTTATCCCCAGACTGCTTTATGTCTGGCTAGTCTGGGCGTCAGTGAGCATGCGCGGTCGCCATGTTAGCAagttctctcctcccccttcggTCTCGTCACACTCCTTCAACTCGAGTCACAGTGCAAGAAGGCGGACTGGCTGTAGATAGCTCTTGGAACAGGGAGTGATACAGCAAACATTGGACTATAACAAAGACTTGTCTGAATGGATTAAACTGTTTTGCGAGACATTTAAGTGGATATATTCTCCTAAGGATAACCTTATATCGGTAAAAGATTGCTTGTTACATTTTTTTGCTTCTGAGAAATTAAATAATGCGACTCTCCACAGTGTGTGGATAGTGATGGAGCGAGCTAACGTTACACTTCTATCTCAGCTCTCGCTTTGGATGTGTACTGCATACTCTCTTTGTGTTATTATAGCAATTTATTTTAGATAGCTACCTATTGAGATAAGATATTAAACGACGAAATGCTGGTTTGTGTGTGAGAACATACGCGTATGTGACTGGATAACAAGCCCATCAGCTGACGTTAGCCcagctaactagcttgttagcATTTCTGCTCGCCAATCGACTGTCAAACGCGAGCATTCTCCGTCACGAGAGGGGACGTTTATATACCCATAAAAGCTAAATAATCGAACCTTGTATTTAAGACGGATTTATTTATTGTCAGCTGATATTATATTGTTAAATATCAGTCTTTTGACCTAATCTTTGTCAAAACGGCGGCACCAAAACATAGTCTCGTCTAACGTTACAATCAGAGGCTAGCCGCTACCCCCTGGAATCTTTCAAAATGCACCATCCTGATTCTGcaggagactctggcagcgtcaGAAAGATGGCGCACCCGGCGAATTTTCCTAGAAGgggtagtaacattaacactggCGCCGGGAGTGGCCCCATGTCAACACCAGCTAGTTCGGCTGTTAGCAACAGCCACGTCCCCGCTGAAGACTACCAATCCTCCCTCCTGATGCAGTCTCAACCCCTTGTTGGATCATCCTCCCCCGGGCCTCAGCACCCTCCCCACAGCCTGAACCTGCACTCCCAGCCACAGCCCCAGGCTCTGTCCTCTGGGTCACAGGTGAAGAAGAAAAGCGGCTTCCAGATCACTAGCGTGACCCCAGCCCAGATTTCTTTGAGCACCAACAACAGCATAGCAGAAGACACAGAGAGCTATGATGATCTGGATGAGTCTCATACGGAGGATCTTTCCTCTTCAGAGATCCTGGATGTCTCCCTCTCTAAGGCCAATGACATGGCTGGAGGTGAGAGGAGTTCCTCGGAGGAGACACTGAATAACTTCCATGAGGCGGTCACACCCGGGGCAGTCTCCCCCAACCAGCCCCCCCACTCCTTAATCCAGGGACCCCAGCACGGAGGGATGGTTAACGGGAATGtgcaccaccaccatcatcaccactaccaccatcagcAGGGGCAACATAATCATCCTCACCAGGCCCTGGCTCAGCCTCCTTCCTCAGCCCCCCACTCAACCCCCACGTCTGGAGGAGCTGGTGGTGGCTCAAAGATGCCTTCTGCCATGGGGGTCCTTCTGGAGAATGTTTCAGTGGGTTCTGCCAGTGTTGCTGCTCAGCCTGTAGCAGTTGTCCCTCTCCCTGGAATGCATGACTCTACTGCTGGTGCTACCATTAGCATAGCTAATCCCCTGACCAGCAATATTAGTATTGTGGATATGTACATCTCTTCCAATGTGCCTGTGATGGGGGGTGTTAGCACCAGCGCTAGCAGCAGTGGTGGTGGCTTCCCCCCTAGTGTGATGAGTAGCAGTGGTGGGGTTGGAGGTTTGATGGGGAGTAACTTTGGCAACACCAACCCCAATATCAATTTGATACAAAATCAAAGCTCTGGAACTGTGAACTCGAGCATCACTATGAATTCTGCTGCTGCCACTGCCTCCGTGGTGTTGGGGCCCTCCAGTGGCACCCAGGGTGGAGGAGCTGCCATGCCCCAGCCAGGGAAGAGCTCTGGCATGGCTTCAGCCTCAGTCCCCTCCTCCCAGCCAGCCCCAACACTAGCTCCTGCCACCACCAGCTCCCGTTTCAGAGTGGTCAAGCTTGACTCCAGCTCGGAGCCTTTTAAAAAGGGCAGATGGACATGTACTGAGTACTATGACAAGGAGACCCCAGGTTCAGCCCCTGCCCCCTCGTTCTCTGAGGTTTCTCTTCCTAGTGGACGGGGTGTGGAGAGCATGCGACCGTGCGGGCCTGAGATTGTGACAGGGGGGTCGGAGAGAGAGGGCATCAGTGGGAGTTCAGTGAACAGCACAGTCAGCACACTGAGTCACTACACAGATAATGTTGGCAGTGGAGAGGCCGGAGGCACCCCATTACTCCAGCCCCAGTACCAGGACTACTCCAACCCCCCTAAGGCCTTCCAGACCTCCCACCCCAGCCTCCCCATTGGGGTGTCCCAGCCTCACCTGCTGACCACTGTGGCTCCCTCAGTCCCCGCCAGTGCTCATCAGCCTGCCCCCATCAACATGGCTGGCCTCAAGACCACCCTAGGCCACCCTACCACTCCCATGCCCCAACAGCCGCTCACTTACGCCCAGGCAGCCTCTATCCAAGCCCCAGCCTCAGCTCAGGGACTAGTGGGGATGCATCAGCAGCAGATGAGCTATGCTCTTCCCCAGCAGCCTTCTGTCCCTTCCCATGCAGCCCCAGTGCACAGGCTGAGCCAGGTTGGAGGTATGCATCCAGACTACCCTCATCCCCAGGCAGGCCTACCCCAACCTGCTCTCCCACAGGCCCTGCCTGGACCTGGGCAGATGGGAGTCCCGCAGCAGCAGGTGGTTGGCTCCATACTCCAACCCCAGGGTCTTCAACAGCAGCCCCAGCAGACCTCTCTCCAGGCCTCTGCAGCAGGAACGGGGCTAATGCCTCAGATGGGCCCAGGAGTGCCCGGGTTTGGGCAGCAGCCACAAGGACACCCTCTCTCCCTGGACCATCAACAACAGCAGCAGTCACTCCCTGGCCAAGCCCAAGGACTTGCCACCCAGCTGCCTGTCCCCCCTAACCAGGGCTGCCTAGCCTCCATTGTGCCTCATTCTAACCCCCAGAACGACCCCCAGCCCCAGAACAGCAGTGGACTGGCCCAATCTCAACTCCAGTCCCAGCCACCCAGGGTCAGCATGCCCCAGGCTGTGGCTACCCAGGCCAGTGCCCTGTATGCCAGCCTGCCCTCCTTCACCACCACCCAGCTGGAGGATGCCCAGCGCCTGCTCTTCCAGCACCAGTCTGCCTTGCTGGCACAGGCCCTGCCCAAGCTGGCTGGGGAGGGTGGCTCTGAGATAGGCACAGGGCTGGGGACTGAAAGTAACCCTGCCGCCACCGCGGTCAGTGCCTTAACCGCTTCTGCCGGACTCTTCAAAGCTGTGGACGGAGACGATGACGGGTGAGTCCCAAATATAAACCTTTAGTATAGGTTTTTGATTAATTGAttgcttgatttgattttggggTATAGAACAATATTTCTTAAACATATCCATTAATCCACTACAGTAGTAGGCCTGCTGATACAGACAATATAACTAAAGAGATGGTCCCATGTTTTCTCATTTATCCGCAGCAAACAGTTTGTTCCCTAATGTTGTTTCTGATGTGCTGAATGGCATTCAGACCATAAAATGTTTAGTCAGTGTTGGCCTTAAAACACAGTGTTCTGATCATGACATTGCATTCTAGCCTTGTAGCAGTGAGTGCACTTTTTAGAGAGGAATCGGGCAACCAGGGTACTCCCAATTATGTATATTTATACTAGATGACTGATTGTGCTCGCTGTGTTGAAGCcacgtgcctccatcttggcactcccccaccgtttgtaaaaaaaaaaaaaagacagacagaaatgCAATTGTCTACTTTAGTTTTTGCCACATGtgttctattacagacaccttaatgcatgcTTTAAAATGATAAAACGTGAGCTAAACATCAAATAAAACACATAATATATAATAACATTTTCCTTAagtattttgtttattttactGTCCCCAATACAACaacaaatacttaaatacatgtaattttgtcctttaaatgttgaactgaaatactgtagaattccattaattcctaCTGGGGAGTGTCAATATGGCTGACCGGTGgtttcaaagcctctcaatggccaatacatggCTTTgacaatccagggtttatatacagtactttcggaaagtattcagaccctttgactttttccccaaaatgttatgttacagccttattctaaaattgattaaattaagtattcagagcctttactcagtactttgaagcacctttggcagcgattacagcctctacttcttgggtatgacgctacaagcttggcacacctgtatttggggagtttctcccattcctctctgcagatcttctcaagctctgtcaggttggatggggagtgtcgctgcacagcaattttcaggtctctggcttggccattcaaggacattgagacttgtcccgaagcccctcctgtgttgtcttggctgtgtgcttagggttgttgtcctgttggaaggttaaccttcgccccagtctgaggtcctgagtgctctggagcaggttttcatcaaggatctctctgtacttttctctgttaatctttccctcgatcctgactagtctcccagtccctgcccctgaaaaacatccccacagcatgatgctgccaccacaatgcttcaccgtagggatggtgccagatttcctccagacgtgatgcttggcattgtcttggtttcatcagtccagagtagaggtcgaccgattatgatttttcaacgccgataccgattattggaggacaaaaaaagccgataccgattaatcggccgtttttaaaaatatattttatatatatatatcatacatatatcatacacacacacacacacacacacacatttttgtaaaaatgacaattgcaacaatactgaatgaacaatgaacacttattttaacttaatataatacataaatacacacacacacacacacagctctgaagtgacaatgatactgaagagtctgcttaggagacaaatactctcaactgtttgaataaaaatacagtttaagttacctgtgatgaatgttgaaaacaaaaactgtcatttctatatgcaggaaatcctattttaataatgggcatggtaagaattgacaaccaaagtttgagtcataattcccatgacaccttctagcaaaatctgaaaagcgattccttcatttattccgtaggatatttttagattcacttaaaataaggtctgtttcgtgtaggcttacatcaacgtgccaattttataactgtgtagatatccataggacacggtaactctgatcaatattggctaaatataagcgaagggGAAAAAAATgtagtggatttatgaaaatatgttgacaaacgtcaccttatcctagtgagatttacacgggtatcaaaacgtcgaggcggtttaagcctgcacgaaacacagaccttatttgaagtagatcaagacattctctatgtaagacatgaacggtaaaataacgaaggaacccctttcaagttcagccgcaagttattacaggaattataacgcgtcgactatttctctctaaaccatatacctttgactaatccggaaactatcacctcgaaaacaaaacgtttattccgttccgtattttatctaacgggtggcatccatgagtctaaatattcctgttacattgcacaaccttcaatgttatgtcataattacgtaaaattctggcaaattatttcgcaaagagccaggcggcccaaactgttgcatataccctgactctgcgtgcaatgaacgcaagagaaatgacacaatttcacctggttaatattgcctgctaacctggatttcttttagataaatatgcaggtttaaaaatatatacttctgtgtattgattttaagaaaggcattgatgtttatggttaagtacacattggagcaatgacagtcattgattgattgttttttataagataagtttaatgctagctag harbors:
- the LOC120064262 gene encoding TSC22 domain family protein 1-like isoform X1 translates to MHHPDSAGDSGSVRKMAHPANFPRRGSNINTGAGSGPMSTPASSAVSNSHVPAEDYQSSLLMQSQPLVGSSSPGPQHPPHSLNLHSQPQPQALSSGSQVKKKSGFQITSVTPAQISLSTNNSIAEDTESYDDLDESHTEDLSSSEILDVSLSKANDMAGGERSSSEETLNNFHEAVTPGAVSPNQPPHSLIQGPQHGGMVNGNVHHHHHHHYHHQQGQHNHPHQALAQPPSSAPHSTPTSGGAGGGSKMPSAMGVLLENVSVGSASVAAQPVAVVPLPGMHDSTAGATISIANPLTSNISIVDMYISSNVPVMGGVSTSASSSGGGFPPSVMSSSGGVGGLMGSNFGNTNPNINLIQNQSSGTVNSSITMNSAAATASVVLGPSSGTQGGGAAMPQPGKSSGMASASVPSSQPAPTLAPATTSSRFRVVKLDSSSEPFKKGRWTCTEYYDKETPGSAPAPSFSEVSLPSGRGVESMRPCGPEIVTGGSEREGISGSSVNSTVSTLSHYTDNVGSGEAGGTPLLQPQYQDYSNPPKAFQTSHPSLPIGVSQPHLLTTVAPSVPASAHQPAPINMAGLKTTLGHPTTPMPQQPLTYAQAASIQAPASAQGLVGMHQQQMSYALPQQPSVPSHAAPVHRLSQVGGMHPDYPHPQAGLPQPALPQALPGPGQMGVPQQQVVGSILQPQGLQQQPQQTSLQASAAGTGLMPQMGPGVPGFGQQPQGHPLSLDHQQQQQSLPGQAQGLATQLPVPPNQGCLASIVPHSNPQNDPQPQNSSGLAQSQLQSQPPRVSMPQAVATQASALYASLPSFTTTQLEDAQRLLFQHQSALLAQALPKLAGEGGSEIGTGLGTESNPAATAVSALTASAGLFKAVDGDDDGSSGASVVAIDNKIEQAMDLVKSHLMYAVREEVEVLKEQIKELIERNSQLEQENSLLKTLASPEQMAQFQAQTQAGSPPTSTQPPAQTQAPALPPTQLQPTSHNFGPSA